The Geotrypetes seraphini chromosome 8, aGeoSer1.1, whole genome shotgun sequence genome includes a region encoding these proteins:
- the LOC117365861 gene encoding gap junction beta-2 protein-like, with the protein MDIETITCLLSGMSIQASRLGRTCLALFFFTRLGFLVVGAKTLYKNEEGDFVCNSSLQSCSSVCFNSYSPISPFNLFTLQVVVLFTHALTVASHFRHNSQAKSTWLQSRLRSRLGLDKQHFLSILAKAMIEGIFVVTFYKIFDALQRPAAIQCDAIPCENLITCTVQKAGAKNGFNLCMNIMALACLFVCLNELYLTGLKIYSKTSTLEKMHPTTKVYV; encoded by the coding sequence ATGGATATAGAGACTATTACTTGCCTGTTGAGTGGCATGAGTATACAGGCCAGTCGCCTGGGCAGAACCTGTTTGGCACTGTTCTTTTTCACCCGACTTGGTTTCCTAGTAGTTGGGGCAAAGACCTTGTACAAGAATGAAGAAGGGGACTTTGTCTGTAATTCTAGCCTACAGAGCTGCAGCAGTGTTTGCTTCAACAGCTACTCGCCTATCTCGCCCTTTAATCTGTTCACCCTCCAGGTGGTGGTGCTCTTCACACATGCACTCACTGTGGCCAGTCACTTCCGCCACAACAGCCAAGCAAAATCGACCTGGCTGCAGAGCAGACTCCGCAGCCGACTGGGGCTGGACAAGCAACATTTCCTCAGCATTCTAGCGAAAGCTATGATTGAGGGCATCTTCGTTGTTACGTTTTATAAAATCTTTGATGCTCTTCAGCGTCCTGCCGCTATACAGTGTGACGCCATTCCCTGTGAGAATTTGATAACATGTACCGTGCAGAAGGCAGGAGCGAAGAATGGCTTTAATCTATGTATGAACATTATGGCTTTGGCTTGCTTATTTGTATGTCTGAACGAGCTCTACCTTACTGGCCTTAAAATATACTCCAAAACCTCAACCTTGGAGAAAATGCATCCAACAACAAAAGTATATGTTTAA
- the RPS15 gene encoding 40S ribosomal protein S15 isoform X2: protein MSYEQLMQLYGARQRRRLNRGLRRKQHSLLKRLRKAKKEAPPLEKPEVVKTHLRDMIILPEMVGSMVGVYNGKTFNQVEIKPEMIGHYLGEFSITYKPVKHGRPGIGATHSSRFIPLK, encoded by the exons tgAACAGCTGATGCAGCTTTATGGTGCTCGTCAGCGCAGGCGGCTGAATCGAGGTCTGCGACGTAAGCAGCACTCTTTGTTGAAGCGTCTCCGTAAGGCTAAGAAGGAGGCTCCACCCTTGGAGAAGCCTGAGGTTGTCAAAACTCATCTGCGTGATATGATTATTCTTCCTGAGATGGTGGGCAGCATGGTGGGAGTGTACAATGGCAAAACTTTCAACCAAGTGGAAATCAAG ccTGAGATGATTGGCCACTACCTGGGTGAATTTTCAATCACATACAAGCCAGTGAAGCATGGCAGACCTGGTATTGGTGCCACCCACTCATCCAGATTCATTCCACTGAAGTAA